One region of Lebetimonas natsushimae genomic DNA includes:
- a CDS encoding H-type lectin domain-containing protein — protein sequence MRKIVFLIFILNILFADTLVVDKDTNNPCVSGDNYYSSIQDAMNHASNGDIIKICPGEYDESIEWKHQNITLEGASGNRDDVKVVANSGKNAIYSNINPANVTIKYITFKSDNKKGIYFDKKVNGKLIISDINITSKEEALLVDLDIDDNVNISNSVFNSKEESGIHFKGNLKGNLLISDINITSEKESFLVDNEVGKDVEIKDSFFHSNNEIGIYFDENIKGNLKVFDVNITSEKEGFRVDNKIDGNVNINNTDFKSNKETSLLFKGRVGGDVNLSNSIFKSNEKKGIYFDLDIKGSLTIYDVNVSSKEEGFLIDNGVNDVKIKFSEFNSTEKDGAKLKLDDDTSVEIKNNHFKTDDDGSYGLTIDMRNSDDVHINNNCFYGKDVNHLACTNGKNYDWNNNYWDGFSGDTYKNDDCNIEDDNPLLSCQNLECKISSDITITPLEFEGGTLIIENTYETPQWTHVDFNKSFSEPPVVFVIADVNGSQPAAPRIRNITSTGFDVIMAEPQGEDGPHYTQSVSYLAVNKGIHKIGNTYIQVGTLNTKKYQQHSTGKKTLDVDEWEKIDTIFSECKPVVVAGIQTLNNEVGLDRHEDGKIIRSIPFLTTAIDVNDSGVYLSLERSETHESTFKHDGVINNKETIGYMIAPANIQDSVVDDYGHKILFETIRKENYFVGWDNECKSVNFRNKYNSVPLIAANKNSKNGIDGGWFRRCVLDKTKVGFKIDEDGSSSSKEEYDYNSSYQDKERKHIEETGGIFVFSGNIVIRETPSKTYKFDAWDINRNINDRNISTKIVNKEFDVTIASLNENGDALQEFNGTVCSKITSDNYNSNWNKALWNNEKEKNISFKIPNAIKKAKVTIQWKEHADVNCPVNDGNESNSSDDFAVRPNKFVITNIPSKIIAGKEFNITLKALDYENIPAKDYNETVNINGNSPDLEYNISKINCDNGDLEIVNGGDFKNGEANITLKYSEVGNVDLTLKEVNGSEFAKVDSDDTSLNNRLILAYKTKISVNPDHFKISANLSNYDDNFTYLDNGLNLYSILDINITAENKDNEITKNYNKDCYAKDIDINISKIFTPEPNLNNLIYYYKDAGNNTSEKSVQDINKTIQIHYKDTNFTTEDNGSTRITLFINFDRNSSKTVNPFDMNISEINVSDGSTNGKMQKIGKALYYYGNLVLFDEIANRDEFDTRDDYFIVYDNNGSDDKLPSNNAVLPEWYLNGFHKSKDGNISGMVVSSDYNASNQINGVEVSVNSINNGKVTFHIKRTDTSINFAVIHLLEPSLKWLWYSKYGDEYNISNDSSCVNHFCFTITWENSNENGIIKSGVITGTESNTTENNVTKRGVKIFR from the coding sequence TTGCGTAAAATTGTTTTTCTTATATTCATTTTAAATATTCTTTTTGCAGATACTTTAGTAGTGGATAAAGATACCAATAATCCTTGTGTCAGTGGGGATAATTATTATTCAAGCATACAAGATGCTATGAATCACGCCTCAAATGGAGATATAATAAAAATATGTCCCGGGGAATATGATGAAAGTATAGAATGGAAACATCAAAATATTACACTTGAGGGTGCAAGTGGGAATAGAGATGATGTAAAAGTGGTTGCAAATTCTGGAAAAAATGCAATATATTCTAATATCAATCCTGCAAATGTTACAATAAAATATATTACTTTTAAATCAGACAATAAAAAAGGTATTTATTTCGATAAAAAAGTAAATGGTAAATTAATTATTTCAGATATTAATATTACTTCAAAAGAAGAGGCACTTTTGGTTGATTTAGATATTGATGATAATGTTAATATTAGTAATTCTGTTTTCAATTCAAAAGAAGAGTCAGGAATTCATTTTAAAGGAAATTTAAAAGGAAATTTATTAATATCTGATATAAATATCACATCTGAAAAAGAATCGTTTTTGGTTGATAATGAAGTTGGTAAAGACGTAGAAATAAAAGATTCTTTTTTTCATTCTAATAATGAAATAGGTATTTATTTTGATGAGAATATAAAAGGAAATTTAAAAGTTTTTGATGTTAATATTACTTCTGAAAAAGAAGGTTTTAGAGTTGATAATAAAATTGATGGAAATGTTAATATAAATAATACAGATTTTAAATCAAATAAAGAAACAAGTCTTCTTTTTAAAGGACGCGTTGGGGGAGATGTAAATTTAAGTAATTCAATTTTTAAATCAAATGAAAAAAAAGGTATTTATTTTGATTTAGATATTAAGGGAAGTTTAACAATTTATGATGTTAATGTTTCTTCAAAAGAAGAAGGTTTTTTGATCGATAACGGTGTAAATGATGTAAAAATTAAATTTAGTGAATTTAATTCAACTGAGAAAGATGGTGCAAAATTAAAACTTGATGATGATACGTCAGTTGAAATTAAAAACAATCATTTCAAAACAGATGATGATGGTTCATATGGTCTAACGATTGATATGAGAAATTCAGACGATGTACATATAAATAATAACTGTTTTTATGGTAAAGATGTAAATCATTTAGCATGTACAAATGGAAAAAATTATGATTGGAACAATAATTATTGGGATGGTTTTAGTGGCGATACTTACAAAAATGATGATTGTAATATAGAAGATGATAATCCACTTTTAAGCTGTCAAAATTTAGAATGTAAAATATCTTCAGATATAACTATTACTCCATTAGAATTTGAAGGAGGAACTTTAATTATTGAAAATACTTATGAAACTCCTCAATGGACACATGTGGATTTTAATAAGTCTTTTAGTGAACCACCTGTTGTTTTTGTAATCGCTGATGTAAACGGTTCTCAGCCAGCTGCACCTAGAATTCGAAATATTACTTCTACAGGTTTCGACGTGATTATGGCGGAACCTCAAGGAGAAGACGGACCGCATTATACTCAATCTGTAAGTTATCTTGCAGTAAATAAAGGTATACATAAAATAGGAAATACATATATTCAAGTAGGAACTTTAAATACTAAAAAATATCAGCAACATTCAACTGGTAAAAAAACTTTAGATGTAGATGAATGGGAAAAAATAGATACAATTTTTTCAGAATGTAAACCTGTAGTGGTGGCAGGTATTCAAACATTAAATAATGAAGTAGGATTAGATAGGCATGAAGATGGAAAAATCATACGCTCAATTCCGTTTTTGACAACAGCAATTGATGTTAATGACAGTGGAGTTTATTTGTCACTTGAGAGGAGTGAAACGCATGAGAGTACTTTTAAGCATGATGGTGTTATCAATAATAAAGAAACAATTGGTTATATGATTGCTCCTGCTAATATTCAAGATAGTGTAGTAGATGATTATGGACATAAAATATTATTTGAAACAATCAGAAAAGAAAATTATTTTGTAGGTTGGGATAATGAGTGTAAATCAGTTAATTTTAGAAATAAATATAATTCTGTTCCGTTAATTGCTGCAAATAAAAATTCTAAAAATGGGATAGATGGCGGATGGTTTAGAAGATGTGTGTTAGATAAAACAAAAGTCGGATTTAAAATTGATGAAGATGGATCTAGTAGTTCAAAAGAAGAATATGATTATAATTCAAGTTATCAGGACAAAGAAAGAAAACATATTGAAGAGACAGGAGGAATATTTGTTTTTTCAGGTAATATTGTGATAAGAGAAACACCATCAAAAACATATAAATTTGATGCTTGGGATATAAATAGAAATATAAATGATAGAAATATTTCTACAAAAATTGTAAATAAAGAATTTGATGTGACTATCGCTTCTTTGAATGAAAATGGGGATGCTTTACAGGAATTCAATGGGACAGTGTGCAGTAAAATTACAAGTGATAATTATAATAGTAATTGGAATAAAGCATTATGGAATAATGAAAAAGAAAAAAATATAAGTTTTAAAATTCCAAATGCAATAAAAAAAGCTAAAGTTACTATTCAATGGAAAGAGCATGCAGATGTAAATTGTCCAGTAAATGATGGAAATGAGTCTAACTCAAGTGATGATTTTGCCGTGCGTCCAAATAAATTTGTTATTACTAATATTCCTTCAAAAATTATTGCAGGAAAAGAATTTAATATTACATTAAAAGCTCTTGATTATGAAAATATTCCCGCAAAAGATTATAATGAAACCGTTAATATTAATGGGAACAGTCCCGATTTGGAATATAATATTTCAAAAATCAATTGTGATAACGGTGATTTGGAAATCGTAAACGGGGGTGATTTTAAAAACGGAGAAGCAAATATTACTTTAAAATACAGTGAAGTTGGAAATGTTGATTTAACTCTTAAAGAAGTCAACGGTAGTGAATTTGCAAAAGTTGATAGTGATGATACATCTTTAAATAACAGATTGATTTTAGCTTATAAGACAAAAATTTCTGTAAATCCTGATCATTTTAAAATAAGTGCGAATCTTAGTAACTATGATGATAATTTTACATATTTAGATAATGGTTTGAATCTATATTCAATTTTAGACATTAATATAACAGCTGAAAATAAAGATAATGAAATTACAAAAAATTATAATAAAGACTGCTATGCAAAAGATATAGATATAAATATTTCAAAAATATTTACACCTGAGCCTAATTTGAATAATTTAATTTATTATTATAAAGATGCTGGAAATAACACTTCTGAGAAAAGTGTTCAGGATATCAATAAAACTATCCAAATACATTATAAAGATACCAATTTTACTACAGAGGACAACGGTTCAACCAGAATAACCCTGTTTATTAATTTTGACAGAAACAGCTCAAAAACTGTGAATCCTTTTGATATGAATATTAGTGAAATAAACGTAAGTGACGGCAGTACAAATGGAAAAATGCAAAAAATAGGAAAGGCGCTTTATTATTATGGAAATTTAGTGCTTTTTGATGAAATTGCAAATAGGGATGAATTTGATACAAGGGATGATTATTTTATAGTTTATGACAATAACGGAAGTGATGATAAACTGCCGTCAAATAATGCGGTACTTCCTGAATGGTATTTAAACGGTTTTCATAAAAGCAAAGACGGAAATATAAGCGGTATGGTTGTTTCAAGTGATTATAATGCGTCTAATCAGATAAATGGAGTTGAAGTTAGTGTAAATTCAATAAACAATGGTAAAGTAACTTTTCATATCAAACGAACTGATACTTCAATAAATTTTGCGGTAATTCATTTATTGGAACCTAGTTTAAAATGGCTGTGGTATTCAAAATACGGGGATGAATATAATATTTCAAA